A portion of the Heptranchias perlo isolate sHepPer1 unplaced genomic scaffold, sHepPer1.hap1 HAP1_SCAFFOLD_97, whole genome shotgun sequence genome contains these proteins:
- the LOC137320063 gene encoding probable G-protein coupled receptor 139 yields MGMPVIVEVENIYYPILAVIGVPANLMTIVVLFRGNCGLSKCISRYLLGMAVADLLVLIFGVVLYEIKDSYFPFSFLNYTPICSLNIALLFMSIDWSVWLTVAFTFDRFVAICHQTFSKKYCTERTAAIVITVVCSLSIGENAPINFILEPRAIINDVPWSCYVKPSFYTLTVWIAFLWLEIILTPCVPFLLILLFNAQTIRHIVQANRVRRGLRGKNNSEDHNDPEVENRRKSIILLLTISASFMLLWAVMLVFFIFVNFTDAQISEPSYNAPFTIMEQTGYMLRNLSSCRNTFIYAVSQSKFREQLKNLISSPVSLIINLFKYFK; encoded by the exons ATGGGAATGCCAGTAATCGTAGAGGTAGAAAACATTTACTACCCTATCCTTGCAGTGATAGGTGTTCCCG CTAATTTGATGACGATTGTGGTTCTGTTCCGCGGAAactgcggcctctccaaatgcatttccCGTTACTTGTTGGGCATGGCGGTGGCTGATCTACTGGTCCTGATATTTGGAGTGGTCTTGTATGAAATTAAGGACTCTTATTTCCCATTTTCATTCCTGAACTACACTCCTATTTGCAGCCTCAATATCGCCCTGCTTTTCATGTCCATCGATTGGTCTGTCTGGTTaactgtcgctttcacctttgaccgATTCGTGGCCATCTGTCACCAAACTTTCAGCAAAAAATATTGCACAGAAAGAACTGCGGCTATCGTTATAACAGTTGTGTGTTCCTTAAGTATTGGAGAAAACGCTCCAATCAACTTTATATTAGAACCTCGGGCGATAATTAATGATGTTCCATGGTCCTGCTATGTAAAACCAAGCTTCTATACCTTAACCGTATGGATAGCATTCCTGTGGTTGGAAATTATTCTTACCCCATGTGTCCCATTTCTcttgattttactgttcaatgctCAAACCATCAGGCACATTGTGCAGGCCAATAGAGTGAGGAGGGGACTCCGTggaaaaaataacagtgaggatcACAATGATCCAGAGGTGGAGAATCGAAGGAAGTCCATCATTTTACTGCTGACCATATCTGCTAGTTTCATGCTCTTATGGGCGGTTATGTTAGTCTTTTTCATATTTGTAAATTTTACAGACGCTCAAATTTCCGAACCAAGTTACAATGCGCCTTTCACAATCATGGAGCAGACCGGCTACATGCTTAGGAATTTGAGTTCATGCAGAAACACGTTTATTTATGCAGTGTCCCAGAGTAAGTTCCGAGAGCAATTGAAGAATCTTATTTCGAGTCCCGTGTCCCTCATTATTAATTTATTCAAATACTTTAAGTAA